One Aphelocoma coerulescens isolate FSJ_1873_10779 chromosome 4A, UR_Acoe_1.0, whole genome shotgun sequence DNA window includes the following coding sequences:
- the LOC138110533 gene encoding cx9C motif-containing protein 4-like isoform X3 yields the protein MSRKDPCQKQACEIQKCLQANNYMESKCEAVLQEMRKCCARYTKGRSICCSGFEREEREREKVKLASEGISPPPQ from the exons ATGTCCCGGAAGGATCCCTGCCAGAAACAAGCCTGTGAAATACAGAAATGCTTGCAAG CGAACAACTACATGGAGTCCAAGTGCGAAGCGGTGCTTCAGGAGATGCGGAAATGCTGCGCCCGGTACACCAAGGGCAGATCCATCTGTTGTTCAGGGTTtgagagagaagaaagggagagagaaaaggttAAGTTGGCTTCAGAAGGAATTTCCCCACCACCTCAGTAA
- the LOC138110533 gene encoding uncharacterized protein isoform X1: MAEGGEAGAPPVRLWVRRVGVYCDEHRKTWLVTAEEASVCFELPRGCSIAVSGASAALPVTACSVCYFPPGGSLVVLKNCCLNSCLGINMFLNMSRKDPCQKQACEIQKCLQANNYMESKCEAVLQEMRKCCARYTKGRSICCSGFEREEREREKVKLASEGISPPPQ, from the exons ATggcagagggaggggaggcTGGCGCTCCTCCCGTGCGGCTCTGGGTGCGGCGCGTCGGGGTTTACTGCGATGAGCACCGCAAAACCTGGCTCGTGACTGCAGAAGAGGCAAGTGTGTGCTTTGAGCTTCCCCGTGGTTGTAGCATTGCTGTTTCAGGTGCCTCTGCTGCACTGCCAGTAACTGCCTGCTCTGTTTGTTACTTTCCCCCAGGAGGAAG CTTGGTGGTGTTGAAGAACTGCTGCTTAAACTCGTGCCTGGGGATTAATATG TTCCTGAACATGTCCCGGAAGGATCCCTGCCAGAAACAAGCCTGTGAAATACAGAAATGCTTGCAAG CGAACAACTACATGGAGTCCAAGTGCGAAGCGGTGCTTCAGGAGATGCGGAAATGCTGCGCCCGGTACACCAAGGGCAGATCCATCTGTTGTTCAGGGTTtgagagagaagaaagggagagagaaaaggttAAGTTGGCTTCAGAAGGAATTTCCCCACCACCTCAGTAA
- the FUNDC2 gene encoding FUN14 domain-containing protein 2 translates to MAVPGGGAKDDTFNVLDLAEYTKNRPWWRKIFAPNSGSSAEKYNVATQLVIGGVTGWCTGFIFQKVGKLAATAVGGGFFLLQIANHTGYIKVDWNLVQRDVNKAKQQLKFHSSGNKIPPEVKSRADEVIIFLKKNVILTGGFAGGFLLGMAS, encoded by the exons ATGGCGGTGCCGGGCGGAg GTGCGAAGGACGACACATTCAACGTGCTGGACCTGGCGGAGTACACCAAGAACCGGCCCTGGTGGCGCAAGATCTTCGCCCCCAACTCGGGGTCGAGCGCTGAGAAATACAATGTGGCCACGCAGCTGGTGATCGGAGGGGTCACGGGATG GTGTACTGGATTCATCTTCCAGAAGGTTGGAAAGCTGGCAGCGACAGCAGTGGGAGGTGGCTTTTTCCTGCTTCAG ATTGCAAACCACACGGGATACATCAAGGTGGACTGGAATCTAGTACAACGGGACGTGaacaaagccaagcagcagctgaaATTTCACAGCAGTGGTAATAAAATACCTCCAGAAGTGAAAAGCAGAGCGGATGAG GTGATCATATTTCTGAAGAAGAATGTTATCCTGACTGGAGGGTTTGCCGGAGGATTCCTGCTTGGAATGGCATCCTAG
- the LOC138110533 gene encoding protein p13 MTCP-1-like isoform X2, translating into MAEGGEAGAPPVRLWVRRVGVYCDEHRKTWLVTAEEEEGMLRARIQRVQVPLGEALRPSQLPPSRLPHMWQLSQGEQYRDSNSRVWEIEHHLMLGGVEELLLKLVPGD; encoded by the exons ATggcagagggaggggaggcTGGCGCTCCTCCCGTGCGGCTCTGGGTGCGGCGCGTCGGGGTTTACTGCGATGAGCACCGCAAAACCTGGCTCGTGACTGCAGAAGAG GAGGAAGGTATGCTGAGGGCTCGGATCCAAAGAGTTCAGGTTCCCCTGGGTGAGGCGCTGCGACCCAGCCAGCTCCCCCCATCCCGGCTGCCTCACATGTGGCAGCTGTCCCAGGGTGAGCAGTACAGGGATAGTAACTCTCGCGTTTGGGAGATAGAGCACCATCTCATG CTTGGTGGTGTTGAAGAACTGCTGCTTAAACTCGTGCCTGGGGATTAA